One Salmo salar chromosome ssa01, Ssal_v3.1, whole genome shotgun sequence DNA window includes the following coding sequences:
- the LOC106603280 gene encoding dnaJ homolog subfamily C member 5B, which produces MAEPNERPQRKMSTAGDSLYNILGLEKGASAEEIKKAYRKLALRHHPDKNPDNPEAAEKFKEINNANSILNDETKRKVYDEYGSMGLYVAEQFGDESVKYYFLIHKCWFKTLMVCCGIFTLCCCCCCCFFCCGRCKPLQEEHGYVDPDDLEAQIRAEQDRGEHEPIVIQPHAAANEKTEFDHDQSAAKPL; this is translated from the exons ATGGCGGAACCAAACGAAAGGCCTCAACGTAAGATGTCCACCGCAGGTGACAGTCTATACAATATACTAGGACTGGAGAAGGGGGCATCCGCAGAAGAAATAAAGAAGGCATACAG GAAACTAGCACTGAGGCATCATCCTGACAAGAACCCAGACAATCCAGAGGCAGCTGAGAAGTTTAAAGAGATCAACAATGCCAACTCCATCCTCAACGATGAGACCAAGAGGAAGGTCTACGATGAGTACGGCTCCATGGGCCTCTATGTGGCCGAGCAGTTTGGAGACGAGAGCGTTAAATATTACTTCCTCATTCACAAGTGCTGGTTTAAG ACCCTGATGGTGTGCTGTGGGATCTTcaccctctgctgctgctgttgctgctgcttttTCTGCTGTGGCAGGTGCAAGCCACTGCAGGAGGAGCACGGATACGTAGACCCAGACGACCTGGAGGCTCAGATCAGAGCTGAGCAGGACAGGG GGGAACACGAACCCATTGTGATCCAGCCTCATGCTGCTGCTAATGAGAAGACCGAGTTCGACCACGACCAATCTGCAGCCAAACCACTCTGA
- the LOC106603322 gene encoding centromere protein O-like: MARHRQLQDLLHGHHLIGGYDIGVYLETYNLEMNLGSNLRICRHNIPPFIPLERLVKQSNMQTDVRAFLYTLSQYLNAYVGRKQQLHLIKERHSSVWVMESNTLSTILVLIFTIPGEKAGAALCTLEYADHTQCLPNQVNIV, encoded by the exons ATGGCTAGACACAGACAACTGCAGGACCTGCTTCATGGTCACCACCTTATCG GTGGGTATGATATAGGTGTCTACCTTGAGACATATAACCTGGAGATGAACCTGGGTTCTAATCTGAGAATTTGTCGCCACAACATCCCTCCATTCATCCCCCTGGAGAGGCTGGTCAAGCAGAGCAACATGCAGACAGACGTCAGGGCTTTCCTGTATACCCTCAGCCAATATCTCAATGCCTACGTTGGCCGCAAGCAGCAGCTGCACCTCATCAAG GAGCGTCATAGCTCTGTTTGGGTAATGGAGAGTAATACTCTCTCTACTATACTGGTGCTGATTTTCACTATACCAGGAGAGAAAGCCGGGGCTGCACTGTGTACACTGGAGTATGCTGACCACACACAATGCCTGCCCAACCAGGTCAACATAGTCTGA